The region ATCGCAGGTTTCCAGCAGCTTCTTCGCTTCAGAAATCAGATCGGCTTCGTACAGAGATTTACCCACGTTGTGGCCTTGTGCGGCAACGAAGGTATTGGCAATACCGCCGCCGACGATCAGCTGATCGGCGATTTTAGACAGGGAATCCAGTACCGTCAGTTTAGTGGAAACTTTAGAACCACCTACGATAGCAACCATCGGACGTGCTGGCTCGCTCAATGCTTTACCCAATGCTTCCAGTTCACCAGACAGCAGCGGGCCCGCACAGGCGATAGACGCAAATTTACCCACGCCATGGGTTGAAGCCTGCGCACGGTGTGCCGTACCGAAGGCATCCATCACGAATACATCGCACAGCGCCGCGTATTTCTTGGACAGGACTTCGTCGTCTTTCTTCTCGCCTTTGTTAAAGCGGACGTTTTCCAGTACAACCAGCTCGCCTTCGGCGACATCAACACCATCAAGATAGTCTTTCGCCAGACGTACAGGAGAAGACAGTTTCTCTTTCAGGTAGTCAACGACAGGCAGCAGAGAAAACTCTTCGTTGTACTCACCTTCGGTCGGACGTCCCAAGTGGGACGTGACCATAACGCGAGCGCCTTGTTTTAGCGCAATTTCGATGGTCGGCAGAGAGGCACGGATGCGCGCATCAGACGTCACTTTCCCTTCTTTTACTGGTACGTTCAGATCCGCACGAATAAGAACACGTTTACCAGCCAGATCCAGATCGGTCATCTTAATTACAGACATGGTGAATCCTCTTGTTGATTCTCTTTTAAAGTTGCTTGAGCGAGATAGCGACCCCTGATCGCCACCGTCGTACTAGAAACCGCAGGCTGCCATCGCCCGTGTTGTATCCAACATCCGGTTGGCAAAGCCCCATTCGTTATCGCACCAGACTAATGTTTTAATCAGGTGCTGACCACTGACCCGTGTCTGCGTGCCGTCGACAATGGCACTGTGCGGATCGTGGTTAAAATCAGCCGACACCAGCGGCAATTCAGTATAATCAACTATACCACGAAACGACTCATGCGCTGATTTTTGCAATAGTGCATTAATTTCATTCACGTTTACGGCTTTCCTGACGCTAACGCTCAGGTCAATTGCCGTGACGTTAATCGTCGGCACCCGCACCGATATCGCTTCAAAGCGATCGACAAACTGCGGAAAAATACGGGTGATCCCCGCCGACAGTTTGGTATCTACCGGAATGATCGACTGGCTGGCAGCGCGTGTGCGCCGCAGATCGTGATGATAAGCATCGATCACCGGTTGATCGTTCATGGATGAGTGAATCGTCGTCACCGTGCCATTTTCGATCCCGAAGGCATCATCCAGTAATTTGATCACCGGGATAATGCAGTTGGTCGTGCAGGACGCATTCGAAACAATGCGATGCCCGCTTTCCAACTGATGGTGATTGACGCCAAACACCACCGTAGCATCCAAATCCGCCGTTCCCGGATGAGAAAACAGCACTTTCTTCGCACCTGCCGCCAGATGGGCTTCGCCATCTTCCCGGCTACCGTAAACACCGCTGCAATCCAGTACGATATCTACACCGAGTTCTCGCCAGGGCAATGCCTGGATCTCTGCCTGATGCAACAGACGAATACAATCATCACCGACATAAAGCTGGTCGCATTCCTGACGCACATCCCACGAAAAACGGCCGTGGCTGGAGTCGTACTTGAGCAAATGCGCCATGCCTTCCGCGCTCGCCAACTCGTTAATCGCCACCACGGTAATCTCAGCTCGGCGGCCTGATTCATACAACGCACGTAAAACACTGCGGCCGATGCGGCCAAAACCGTTTATCGCAATACGGATCGTCATAGCGTTCTTTGTGGTTCCTTATGTCATTGCAGGTATGCCCAGCGCATAGAATATACCCTTCTTAGACACCAGAGAACCCCTGGCAGAACGCCGTCAGCACAACAACTGAAACGCTTCAGCTAGCATAAACGAATTAATGCATAAAAGAAATATTCTCGTTTGGCACACACCAGAAGAGTGACCTACGTCATAAAACTAAAAAAACGGGAGTTGAAGAGAGGGCAAAATGTGCAGAGCAGCGGAGCAAATTAAAGACGAAAAAAAGCCGCCAGTGTTAGCTGGCGGCTTCTTATATC is a window of Pectobacterium punjabense DNA encoding:
- the pgk gene encoding phosphoglycerate kinase, with product MSVIKMTDLDLAGKRVLIRADLNVPVKEGKVTSDARIRASLPTIEIALKQGARVMVTSHLGRPTEGEYNEEFSLLPVVDYLKEKLSSPVRLAKDYLDGVDVAEGELVVLENVRFNKGEKKDDEVLSKKYAALCDVFVMDAFGTAHRAQASTHGVGKFASIACAGPLLSGELEALGKALSEPARPMVAIVGGSKVSTKLTVLDSLSKIADQLIVGGGIANTFVAAQGHNVGKSLYEADLISEAKKLLETCDIPVPSDVRVASEFSETATATLKSVTAIKDEEQILDLGDVSAERLAEILKNAKTILWNGPVGVFEFPNFRKGTETIARAIAESDAFSIAGGGDTLAAIDLFGIADKISYISTGGGAFLEFVEGKKLPAVVMLEERAKQ
- the epd gene encoding erythrose-4-phosphate dehydrogenase — its product is MTIRIAINGFGRIGRSVLRALYESGRRAEITVVAINELASAEGMAHLLKYDSSHGRFSWDVRQECDQLYVGDDCIRLLHQAEIQALPWRELGVDIVLDCSGVYGSREDGEAHLAAGAKKVLFSHPGTADLDATVVFGVNHHQLESGHRIVSNASCTTNCIIPVIKLLDDAFGIENGTVTTIHSSMNDQPVIDAYHHDLRRTRAASQSIIPVDTKLSAGITRIFPQFVDRFEAISVRVPTINVTAIDLSVSVRKAVNVNEINALLQKSAHESFRGIVDYTELPLVSADFNHDPHSAIVDGTQTRVSGQHLIKTLVWCDNEWGFANRMLDTTRAMAACGF